In Pelosinus sp. IPA-1, a genomic segment contains:
- a CDS encoding AMP-binding protein, which produces MLVHDIIQKGDKDQIAFLGKTPITYGQAEDAIAKYRDFFYQQGIRAGENVGLFSKNSVEFIYSYLAITSLGSVIVPLNFQLVPREVAYVIYNANIKKLITMTTLELDTELANYDSPEKIVQLLIPEFSRTIDNLNIPPAPVPQNIHEDEVCTIIYTSGTTGQPKGAMLTHKNLVSNAQAFSQVFTYQPSDRILCVLPMYHCFAWTAAVMTPLLNGCSIAILENFLIRETISKIRDSALTIIFGIPNMFRLFSQWATKDDFAHVRLYVSGGSSLPQEISEQFTKKFDKQIAEGYGLSEASPIVSLNPTDNIKFCSIGKPLPGVKVKISSEENGDLPPGEIGELLVSGPNVMKGYYKLPADSAKTLQKGWLHTGDLAYMDQDGYLFIVDRLKDMIIINGENIYPREIEELLYAYPTISEVAVIGVHNKLHGTVVHAYIVPKEESIIDKKLLKVYLQGKLAPFKIPKEFTIVNSLPKNTTGKILKTALRQQHETGTNE; this is translated from the coding sequence ATGCTTGTTCATGATATTATCCAAAAAGGTGACAAAGATCAAATCGCCTTTTTAGGAAAGACACCAATTACTTATGGTCAAGCGGAAGACGCGATTGCAAAATATAGAGACTTTTTCTACCAGCAAGGTATTCGTGCTGGAGAAAACGTTGGCTTATTTTCCAAGAACTCCGTTGAGTTTATTTACAGCTATTTAGCAATTACCAGCTTAGGTTCCGTCATCGTTCCTCTCAACTTCCAGCTTGTCCCACGAGAGGTTGCCTATGTAATCTATAATGCGAATATAAAAAAACTAATTACAATGACCACATTGGAGTTAGATACTGAATTGGCCAATTATGACTCTCCTGAAAAGATAGTTCAACTTCTCATTCCTGAATTTTCTAGGACAATTGATAATCTAAATATTCCTCCAGCCCCTGTACCTCAAAATATTCATGAGGATGAAGTATGCACAATTATCTATACTTCAGGTACTACTGGTCAGCCAAAAGGCGCTATGTTGACTCATAAAAATCTTGTCAGCAATGCCCAAGCCTTTTCACAGGTTTTTACCTATCAGCCTTCTGACCGTATACTTTGCGTTTTACCTATGTATCACTGTTTCGCCTGGACTGCCGCAGTTATGACTCCGTTACTCAACGGCTGCTCTATCGCAATTTTAGAAAACTTTTTAATTCGAGAAACGATTTCTAAGATTCGAGACAGTGCTTTAACCATTATTTTTGGTATTCCTAACATGTTTAGACTCTTTTCCCAATGGGCGACAAAAGATGATTTCGCTCATGTAAGACTTTATGTCTCAGGTGGTTCTTCCTTGCCTCAAGAAATTTCAGAGCAATTTACTAAGAAGTTTGATAAGCAAATTGCGGAAGGTTATGGACTTTCGGAAGCTTCTCCCATCGTATCCCTAAATCCAACCGATAACATAAAATTTTGCTCCATCGGCAAGCCTTTACCTGGAGTAAAAGTAAAAATCAGTAGCGAGGAAAATGGGGATCTTCCTCCTGGTGAAATTGGCGAGTTACTCGTTAGCGGTCCAAACGTTATGAAAGGTTATTATAAACTGCCAGCGGACTCAGCCAAGACGTTACAAAAAGGCTGGCTCCATACAGGTGACTTAGCTTACATGGATCAAGATGGTTATTTATTTATTGTTGATCGCCTAAAAGATATGATTATTATTAATGGAGAGAATATTTACCCCCGAGAGATTGAGGAACTTTTATATGCTTATCCAACCATATCTGAGGTTGCTGTAATTGGCGTCCATAATAAACTGCATGGTACAGTTGTGCATGCTTATATTGTCCCTAAAGAAGAATCGATCATCGATAAGAAACTACTCAAAGTTTATTTACAAGGAAAGCTAGCCCCCTTTAAAATTCCTAAAGAATTTACTATTGTTAATTCTTTACCCAAAAACACTACAGGAAAGATCTTAAAAACTGCTTTACGGCAACAACACGAAACTGGAACTAATGAATAA
- a CDS encoding chemotaxis protein CheX, whose product MDVKMINPFIDAIMTIMPQLGFQNIVKGKLSVGDQFVESKGITVLVGLTDQLRGNIAYNLKEETAMQIASKMMMGMSVTSLDELAQSAISELTNMVTGNAATNFEKEGLRVDISPPSIVVGENFKVKVSSTKFLVVEMVADSLVIELNIGIG is encoded by the coding sequence TTGGATGTAAAAATGATCAATCCATTTATTGATGCAATTATGACAATCATGCCTCAACTAGGCTTTCAAAACATTGTAAAAGGTAAGCTATCTGTTGGAGATCAGTTTGTTGAGAGTAAAGGAATTACGGTGCTAGTAGGGTTGACAGATCAATTACGAGGTAATATTGCTTATAATTTGAAAGAAGAAACTGCCATGCAAATTGCATCAAAAATGATGATGGGAATGTCTGTTACTTCTCTAGATGAATTAGCCCAAAGTGCTATTTCTGAATTGACAAATATGGTTACAGGAAATGCGGCAACCAATTTTGAAAAAGAAGGACTAAGGGTAGATATTTCACCACCAAGTATAGTTGTTGGCGAAAACTTCAAAGTGAAGGTTAGCAGTACGAAATTTCTTGTAGTTGAAATGGTGGCAGATTCGTTAGTCATTGAGCTAAACATTGGAATTGGATAG
- a CDS encoding YkvA family protein → MNDKKYGAYAENFSEKKLFEKLGRFAAKAGKKLVYVVLLLFYTLQKDNVPLKAKATIIGVLGYFISPIDAIPDIIPLIGYTDDFGALLVALAVVSVYVDEEVKNKAKSKLESWFGPISESDIEEINAKL, encoded by the coding sequence ATGAATGATAAAAAATATGGTGCATATGCAGAAAATTTTTCTGAAAAGAAGTTATTTGAGAAATTAGGACGATTTGCTGCTAAGGCTGGCAAGAAGCTGGTATATGTAGTGCTTCTTCTATTCTATACGTTGCAGAAAGACAATGTACCATTGAAAGCCAAAGCCACTATCATTGGTGTATTAGGGTATTTTATTTCTCCGATAGATGCAATACCAGATATTATACCACTTATCGGATATACGGATGACTTTGGAGCTTTGCTAGTTGCATTAGCTGTTGTGTCTGTGTATGTTGATGAAGAAGTAAAGAATAAGGCAAAGAGCAAATTAGAATCCTGGTTTGGTCCAATTAGTGAAAGTGATATAGAGGAAATTAACGCAAAATTATAA
- the pdxS gene encoding pyridoxal 5'-phosphate synthase lyase subunit PdxS, whose product MLQGTFRVKAGLAEMLKGGVIMDVTTPEQAKIAEEAGACAVMALERVPADIRAAGGVARMADPTIIQRIMDVVTIPVMAKVRIGHLVEAQIIESLGVDYIDESEVLTPADDKYHIDKHQFKVPFVCGAKNLGEALRRIGEGAAMIRTKGEPGTGNVVEAVKHIRMVMSEIRQLQNLPNEEVAAFAKNIAAPLELVMEVKKLGRLPVVNFAAGGIATPADAALMMHLGCDGIFVGSGVFKSGDPVKRAKAIVAATTYYNDPKILAEVSRDLGEAMVGIEISTLPEHERMQERGW is encoded by the coding sequence ATGTTACAAGGAACTTTTCGTGTAAAAGCTGGTTTAGCAGAAATGCTTAAGGGTGGCGTCATTATGGACGTAACTACTCCTGAGCAAGCAAAAATTGCCGAGGAAGCTGGGGCTTGTGCTGTTATGGCATTAGAACGTGTACCAGCAGATATTCGAGCTGCAGGCGGGGTTGCTCGTATGGCGGATCCTACGATTATTCAAAGAATTATGGATGTTGTAACCATACCCGTTATGGCTAAAGTAAGAATTGGTCATTTGGTAGAAGCCCAAATCATAGAATCGTTAGGTGTAGATTATATCGATGAAAGTGAAGTATTAACTCCTGCTGACGACAAATATCATATTGATAAGCACCAATTTAAAGTTCCTTTTGTTTGTGGTGCAAAAAACCTTGGCGAAGCCTTGCGTCGTATTGGTGAAGGGGCCGCTATGATCCGAACAAAAGGGGAACCAGGCACAGGAAATGTAGTAGAGGCAGTAAAGCATATCCGCATGGTGATGAGCGAAATTCGCCAATTGCAAAACTTGCCGAATGAAGAAGTAGCTGCGTTTGCTAAGAATATTGCTGCTCCGCTAGAACTTGTTATGGAAGTTAAAAAATTAGGGCGCCTGCCAGTTGTTAATTTTGCAGCAGGCGGTATTGCGACTCCAGCAGATGCAGCCCTTATGATGCATTTGGGTTGCGATGGGATCTTTGTCGGGTCTGGTGTTTTTAAATCCGGCGATCCTGTAAAAAGAGCAAAAGCGATTGTTGCTGCCACTACGTATTATAATGACCCTAAGATTCTGGCCGAAGTTTCCCGCGATCTTGGTGAAGCTATGGTAGGAATTGAGATTTCTACCTTGCCAGAGCATGAGCGCATGCAAGAGCGTGGCTGGTAA
- a CDS encoding NAD(P)-binding domain-containing protein, with protein MKIGLVGIGRMGSVLATILADHCELYLFDKNNARMNLIAEELRASVANNLKEIVKIKLILLALPDREVITCIKELNQLNEPIIVMNIATNVGQHTLNSIAASHVKCISVKFIGHAGEMAFGERPVIIVNQSPKELVSIAVDVFQLIGQVIVGDADLVQKINTIAAQKAIEAAVSIERELKDNKITDPAIIKSAIRQVAAGIMKSYADNNLGPFAQEIVHSVRTKLNRK; from the coding sequence ATGAAAATCGGTTTGGTAGGAATAGGTCGTATGGGTAGTGTGTTAGCAACTATTTTGGCAGACCATTGTGAGCTTTATTTATTTGATAAGAATAATGCACGGATGAATTTGATAGCGGAAGAACTGAGGGCATCTGTAGCCAATAATTTAAAGGAAATCGTGAAAATAAAATTAATTCTTCTAGCTTTACCTGATCGGGAAGTCATTACTTGTATTAAAGAATTGAATCAATTGAATGAACCGATTATTGTTATGAATATAGCCACAAATGTGGGGCAACATACCCTTAATAGCATTGCAGCTTCCCATGTGAAATGCATATCTGTCAAATTTATCGGACATGCAGGTGAGATGGCTTTCGGAGAGAGACCTGTCATTATAGTAAATCAATCTCCCAAGGAATTAGTTTCCATAGCAGTAGACGTTTTTCAGTTAATCGGGCAGGTAATCGTAGGTGATGCTGATTTGGTGCAAAAAATTAATACAATAGCGGCCCAAAAGGCGATTGAAGCAGCAGTAAGTATTGAAAGGGAATTAAAAGATAATAAAATCACAGATCCAGCAATAATCAAAAGCGCAATAAGACAGGTAGCAGCTGGAATAATGAAGTCCTATGCAGATAATAACCTGGGGCCCTTTGCTCAAGAGATAGTGCATTCAGTACGGACTAAATTAAATAGGAAGTAA
- a CDS encoding response regulator: MDKVRVLVVDDSPFSQRLIKDALANSHYEVCSFAGTGSEGIAKYRELRPAVVTMDLTLPDMDGLECCREILTIDPNAKVAVVSAMKDEAIITKGTAIGVKAFFQKPVKSDELLTGLHDILDADDNNNADKDQYLKYFITAFKQNIIDMTGMDASDIAQIAGHKLESHGLAVIIGITGSRQGRFVLDLSMSAAEELSKKLLGTDVVANEDVFNSIAELANIIAGHSVSQINNLLRDKEFELRLTPPSILIGESVAIINPKMASNTVTTQTIIGSLYMNVGFVGGK, encoded by the coding sequence ATGGATAAAGTTCGTGTGTTGGTAGTGGATGATTCTCCTTTTAGCCAAAGATTAATTAAAGATGCTTTAGCTAATTCCCATTATGAAGTATGTAGCTTTGCAGGTACAGGTAGCGAGGGAATTGCTAAATATCGCGAGCTACGTCCTGCTGTAGTGACCATGGACTTAACGTTACCTGATATGGATGGATTGGAATGCTGTCGAGAAATATTAACGATTGATCCAAATGCTAAAGTAGCTGTAGTGAGCGCTATGAAAGATGAAGCAATTATCACTAAAGGAACAGCAATTGGCGTAAAGGCATTCTTCCAAAAACCAGTGAAATCAGATGAATTGTTAACGGGGCTACATGATATCCTGGATGCTGACGATAACAATAATGCTGACAAGGATCAATATCTGAAATATTTTATTACAGCTTTTAAGCAGAATATTATAGATATGACAGGAATGGATGCTAGTGATATAGCTCAAATAGCTGGTCATAAGTTAGAGTCACATGGATTAGCAGTTATTATTGGTATTACAGGAAGCCGTCAAGGAAGGTTTGTCTTAGATTTATCCATGTCTGCCGCAGAGGAACTTTCTAAAAAATTATTAGGGACAGATGTAGTAGCAAATGAAGATGTATTTAATAGTATTGCTGAATTAGCTAATATTATTGCAGGGCATAGTGTTTCTCAAATTAATAATCTGTTACGAGATAAAGAATTTGAGCTTCGGCTGACACCACCAAGTATTTTAATTGGTGAGTCAGTTGCAATTATTAATCCTAAAATGGCTTCTAATACAGTCACAACCCAGACGATCATTGGCTCATTGTATATGAACGTTGGGTTCGTGGGAGGGAAATAA
- a CDS encoding nitrite/sulfite reductase, with protein sequence MQKWSQDVTKLNHVEIAKLEKDGLDVIQSLDKYAEEGFAAITADDFDRFKWLGLYVQRPKTDEFFMLRVKIPGGVLTAKQARVIAEISKEHGRELLDITSRHSIQFHWIRVESLPEIFKKLADVGLTTVAAAGDCPRNIVSSPLAGVDPDEIFDASAIVRELNRFFEYNRDFSNLPRKFKIAITTAPHNSIHAEINDVAFTPAQKEIHGKMVQGFHVAVGGGLSAEPQLAKDVDIFVRPEEILKVSAAVATIFRDYGYREKRNHSRLKFLVADWGMEKFTEELLKITGPFVTRGTDLTSNWNKGFFHGVHRQKQPGLSYVGLTIPAGRMSASELEKIAGVADAYGDGEIRTTNSQDIVLINIPDQKIEGLLAEEIVNKFSPDSQSFLATAVTCTGKEFCPFAVAETKHSIQEIAQYLDEHISLEEPIRLSISGCKNSCGQPQISDIGLQGNVVLVDGKAIESFEVWLGGILGPSASFATKLSGLVTKEKVGQALVEIIGFYKENKVKAESFTDFVNRVGFGALQDKLNAFVVNKTA encoded by the coding sequence ATGCAAAAATGGAGTCAAGATGTTACTAAGCTAAATCATGTTGAGATCGCCAAATTAGAAAAGGATGGGTTAGATGTTATTCAAAGTTTGGACAAATATGCCGAGGAGGGCTTTGCCGCGATTACTGCGGATGATTTCGACCGCTTCAAATGGCTAGGACTTTATGTACAAAGGCCTAAGACGGATGAGTTTTTTATGCTTAGAGTCAAAATTCCTGGTGGAGTCCTTACAGCAAAGCAAGCGAGGGTAATTGCAGAGATATCTAAAGAACATGGGCGGGAATTACTTGATATTACAAGTCGTCATTCCATTCAATTTCATTGGATAAGGGTAGAAAGCTTACCAGAAATTTTTAAAAAGTTAGCAGATGTTGGTCTTACGACAGTCGCGGCAGCTGGTGACTGTCCGAGAAATATTGTCAGCAGTCCTTTAGCAGGGGTTGATCCTGATGAAATTTTTGATGCCAGCGCCATTGTTCGCGAGTTGAATCGTTTCTTTGAATACAATCGAGATTTCTCTAATTTGCCAAGGAAATTTAAAATTGCCATTACGACAGCTCCTCACAATTCCATCCATGCAGAGATCAATGATGTTGCCTTTACTCCTGCGCAGAAAGAAATACATGGAAAAATGGTACAAGGCTTTCACGTAGCAGTTGGCGGTGGCTTATCAGCAGAACCACAGTTGGCTAAAGATGTAGATATTTTTGTTCGGCCTGAAGAAATTCTAAAAGTTTCGGCAGCTGTTGCCACTATTTTTCGTGATTACGGATATCGTGAAAAACGTAATCATTCACGACTAAAATTTTTGGTTGCTGACTGGGGTATGGAGAAATTTACAGAGGAATTACTTAAGATTACAGGACCATTTGTAACAAGAGGTACTGATTTAACAAGTAACTGGAACAAGGGCTTTTTCCACGGGGTTCATAGGCAGAAGCAGCCTGGTCTTTCTTATGTTGGCTTAACCATACCTGCGGGACGAATGAGCGCAAGTGAACTAGAGAAAATAGCAGGGGTAGCGGATGCTTATGGTGATGGAGAAATACGAACTACTAACTCACAAGATATTGTTCTGATTAATATTCCTGATCAAAAAATTGAAGGTTTGTTGGCAGAGGAAATCGTAAATAAATTTTCTCCCGACTCTCAATCCTTCCTTGCTACTGCAGTTACCTGTACGGGAAAAGAATTTTGTCCTTTTGCTGTGGCGGAAACCAAGCACAGCATACAAGAAATTGCTCAATATTTGGACGAACATATTTCTCTTGAAGAACCTATTCGTCTTAGTATCAGCGGATGCAAAAACTCTTGTGGACAGCCGCAAATTTCTGATATTGGACTGCAAGGGAATGTAGTATTAGTCGATGGCAAAGCAATCGAAAGCTTTGAAGTATGGCTTGGTGGGATACTTGGACCTTCTGCTTCCTTTGCGACGAAATTATCAGGGCTTGTGACAAAAGAAAAGGTTGGTCAAGCCTTAGTCGAAATAATTGGATTCTACAAAGAAAATAAGGTCAAAGCTGAATCTTTTACTGACTTTGTCAACCGTGTTGGTTTTGGGGCACTTCAAGATAAGTTAAACGCTTTTGTTGTTAATAAAACAGCTTGA
- the pdxT gene encoding pyridoxal 5'-phosphate synthase glutaminase subunit PdxT yields MKIGVLALQGAFREHCWMLEGCGVTAIEIRKPEELDDVVGLIIPGGESTTIGKLMVQWGLMDKIKSRVSQGMAVYGTCAGMIMLAKDIIDSDQPRLGLLDAEVRRNAFGRQRESFEADMVVPEFGIEPLKAIFIRAPYIEKAGQGVKVLATVRDKIVIARQGKILVTAFHPELTDDDRIHKYFISMISE; encoded by the coding sequence ATGAAGATAGGGGTTCTTGCATTACAAGGAGCTTTTCGTGAGCATTGTTGGATGCTTGAAGGCTGTGGCGTAACAGCGATTGAAATTAGAAAACCAGAAGAACTGGATGATGTAGTGGGCTTAATTATCCCTGGCGGAGAAAGCACCACCATTGGTAAGCTGATGGTTCAATGGGGATTAATGGATAAAATTAAGAGTAGAGTTAGCCAAGGTATGGCGGTCTATGGTACTTGTGCCGGTATGATTATGCTAGCGAAAGACATCATAGATAGTGATCAGCCTCGTTTAGGATTATTGGATGCTGAAGTACGCCGCAATGCTTTTGGTCGTCAACGGGAAAGTTTTGAGGCCGATATGGTAGTACCTGAATTTGGCATAGAACCGTTAAAGGCTATTTTTATCCGTGCACCTTATATTGAAAAGGCAGGCCAAGGTGTAAAAGTTCTAGCTACAGTAAGAGATAAAATAGTCATAGCGAGACAAGGCAAGATACTTGTAACAGCATTCCATCCGGAATTGACAGATGATGATCGTATCCATAAATATTTTATTTCTATGATAAGCGAATAA
- a CDS encoding hexokinase: MSNLLTRLHSIASQFTISPDQIRQIANDFESSMLDGLHGSPSTLKMLPSYLSKPSGKEVGTFLALDFGGTNVRVLLTELFGQGQFRVHAREGKPLKDRAETYNHISGESTAEQLFDFIAQQIATLVKPDIIYPLGHTFSFPTDQTGLNTGTLIHWTKEIETTGVEGANITALLKDALLRQNLSNVLPEAIINDTVGTLLAAAYTNQFTDIGSICGTGHNTAYLEPSPPWTKEPMIINMESGNFDQLPFTHYDMLLDTRSEKPGAQRLEKMVSGHYIGELVRIIACSLFDEGLLATKSSSEVLTTPHILNGAHISLLLEDETPEHSNIKSFLEDTLRIIGSTKEDRESFKKIASFVTTRSARLVAATFLGIIQHMDPNLAEHHNIAIDGSLYEKTPGYAETINLTLAQELGNKGMKVTTSLTKDGSGIGAAIATAIAVTMKKE; this comes from the coding sequence ATGAGCAATTTGTTAACTAGGCTACACTCGATAGCCTCGCAATTTACCATTTCCCCCGATCAAATCCGCCAAATAGCGAATGACTTTGAAAGTTCAATGCTAGATGGGTTACATGGATCTCCTAGCACACTAAAAATGTTACCCTCCTATTTAAGTAAACCTTCCGGAAAAGAAGTTGGCACGTTTCTAGCTTTAGACTTTGGTGGCACGAACGTTAGAGTGCTCTTAACAGAGTTATTTGGCCAGGGACAGTTCAGGGTACACGCTCGTGAGGGTAAACCTCTTAAAGATAGAGCAGAAACATATAATCATATTTCCGGGGAATCTACTGCCGAACAATTATTTGACTTTATTGCGCAGCAAATTGCTACTCTTGTAAAACCTGATATTATATATCCTTTAGGCCACACCTTTTCTTTTCCCACGGATCAAACTGGTCTAAACACAGGCACACTCATTCATTGGACGAAGGAAATTGAAACAACAGGTGTAGAGGGCGCCAATATCACAGCTCTTCTAAAAGATGCATTACTAAGGCAAAATCTCTCTAATGTTCTCCCAGAGGCTATTATCAATGATACGGTAGGTACATTACTCGCTGCAGCTTATACGAATCAATTTACCGATATTGGCTCTATATGCGGCACAGGCCATAATACAGCTTATCTTGAACCCTCCCCTCCCTGGACAAAAGAGCCGATGATTATTAATATGGAATCGGGTAACTTTGATCAACTCCCCTTTACACATTACGATATGTTATTAGATACTCGTAGTGAGAAGCCTGGTGCCCAGCGGCTTGAAAAAATGGTTTCAGGTCATTATATTGGTGAACTTGTACGCATCATTGCCTGCAGCTTGTTTGATGAAGGTCTTCTTGCAACAAAATCTAGCAGCGAGGTCTTAACCACGCCTCACATATTAAATGGTGCCCATATATCACTTCTCTTGGAAGATGAAACCCCAGAACACTCAAATATTAAATCATTCTTGGAAGACACTCTTAGAATCATAGGCTCTACAAAAGAAGATCGTGAATCATTTAAAAAAATAGCTTCTTTTGTAACAACTCGCTCAGCTCGCTTGGTTGCTGCAACATTTTTAGGTATTATTCAACATATGGATCCAAACTTGGCTGAGCATCATAATATTGCGATTGATGGATCACTTTATGAAAAAACTCCAGGCTACGCCGAAACAATTAATCTAACCTTAGCCCAAGAGTTGGGCAACAAAGGAATGAAGGTAACAACAAGCCTCACCAAAGACGGTTCAGGAATTGGTGCAGCAATCGCGACTGCCATTGCCGTTACAATGAAAAAAGAATAA
- a CDS encoding methylglyoxal synthase: protein MKTVALIAHDRKKESMLAFVNQHRDILAKQNLLATATTGRLIKENTGLEVTTYLSGPLGGDQQIGARIASQEVDLVIFLRDPLTAQPHEPDITALLRVCDVHNVPVATNEVCAHLLVSTLA from the coding sequence ATGAAAACCGTCGCATTAATTGCCCACGATCGTAAAAAAGAATCTATGCTTGCTTTTGTAAATCAACATCGAGATATTTTAGCAAAACAAAATTTATTGGCTACAGCCACCACCGGACGTCTCATTAAGGAAAATACCGGATTAGAGGTTACTACCTATTTATCTGGCCCACTTGGTGGTGACCAACAAATAGGTGCACGCATTGCTAGCCAAGAAGTTGACTTGGTTATATTCTTGAGGGACCCTTTAACAGCACAACCCCATGAGCCAGATATTACAGCACTTCTAAGAGTTTGTGATGTACATAACGTACCTGTTGCTACAAATGAGGTCTGCGCACACTTACTTGTTTCAACATTAGCTTAA
- a CDS encoding ATP-binding cassette domain-containing protein, whose amino-acid sequence MSFVIQAENLAKTYGGFRALKGISFGITKGECFGFLGHNGAGKSTTMKMIYGLSTVDEGFLEIVGERIQPITPPHIKQIFGIVPQEDNLDSDLSVIENLEVYGGYFGITSKKSREYGQELLEFMGLADKADVNVELLSGGAKRRLVIARALINNPQIIILDEPTTGLDPQARRLVWQKLRRLKEEGVTMILTTHYMEEAAQLCDRLVIMNDGLILAEGSPEELTRQYVLPFVIEVRIPIALLPSQINEKIEEMGGRAEYIVDSLFIFTNDGKSLWNKLGDLGLSERVCYLRPTNLEDVFLKLTGKRDEE is encoded by the coding sequence ATGAGTTTTGTTATTCAAGCTGAAAACTTAGCAAAGACATATGGAGGTTTTCGTGCTTTAAAGGGTATTTCTTTTGGCATTACCAAGGGAGAGTGCTTTGGTTTTCTAGGCCATAATGGGGCAGGTAAATCTACTACTATGAAAATGATATATGGACTGTCTACAGTAGATGAGGGTTTTCTTGAAATTGTTGGTGAGAGGATTCAGCCTATTACTCCACCTCATATTAAGCAGATTTTTGGCATTGTGCCACAGGAAGATAATTTAGACTCAGACTTATCTGTTATCGAAAATCTAGAGGTTTATGGCGGATATTTTGGTATTACAAGTAAGAAATCAAGAGAATATGGGCAAGAGTTGTTAGAGTTCATGGGGTTAGCAGATAAAGCCGATGTAAATGTTGAGTTACTCTCTGGTGGAGCGAAACGTAGGTTAGTGATAGCTAGAGCTCTTATTAATAACCCACAAATAATTATCTTAGATGAGCCAACAACGGGTCTTGATCCCCAAGCTCGTCGTTTGGTTTGGCAAAAGCTTAGGCGTCTTAAAGAAGAGGGAGTTACCATGATTTTGACGACTCATTATATGGAAGAGGCAGCACAGCTATGTGACAGATTAGTAATTATGAATGACGGGCTAATATTAGCAGAGGGTAGTCCTGAGGAATTAACTCGCCAGTATGTATTGCCCTTTGTGATAGAAGTACGAATCCCTATTGCTTTGCTGCCTTCCCAAATCAATGAGAAAATCGAAGAAATGGGCGGTAGGGCAGAGTACATTGTTGATAGTTTGTTTATTTTTACTAATGATGGTAAGAGCCTATGGAATAAGCTAGGGGACCTCGGATTATCTGAGCGCGTTTGCTATCTACGACCTACTAATTTAGAAGATGTATTTTTGAAATTGACAGGGAAGAGGGACGAAGAATGA
- a CDS encoding ABC transporter permease, whose product MKTAVGILKRHLIVFRRTLWSNMVLNVLEPFLYLSAMGFGLGAYIQDMGGMSYIQFIAPGMVSSAAMWAATFECTYSSFVRLHYQKTFHAMLAGPATVTDVVIGEVLFGIVKNIVFGIVILMVIAAMGQVQSVWSLLIPLFLIFPGAVFSLMALSYTGLINHIDYLNYYITLVTTPMYLFAGVFFPVSSMPGWMQTLAWLNPLYHSVEVCRGLVVGTISMVLWQHVISLLIFTIILAPVPVYFLRKRLIS is encoded by the coding sequence ATGAAAACGGCAGTGGGCATTTTAAAGCGTCATCTAATTGTATTTCGTCGTACTTTGTGGTCCAATATGGTATTAAATGTCTTGGAACCTTTTTTATATCTTTCAGCTATGGGGTTTGGTCTTGGGGCCTATATACAAGATATGGGGGGCATGAGCTACATTCAGTTTATTGCACCAGGGATGGTTTCTTCTGCGGCGATGTGGGCAGCGACTTTCGAGTGTACCTACTCTAGTTTCGTTCGTTTACACTATCAGAAAACATTTCACGCCATGTTGGCTGGACCTGCGACTGTAACTGATGTAGTTATCGGTGAAGTATTATTTGGTATTGTTAAAAATATTGTCTTTGGCATTGTCATTTTAATGGTGATTGCTGCCATGGGACAAGTACAGTCGGTATGGTCTTTGTTAATTCCTCTGTTTCTCATTTTTCCTGGAGCCGTTTTTTCCTTAATGGCTTTATCATATACGGGGTTGATTAATCATATCGATTATTTGAATTATTATATTACCTTAGTAACAACACCAATGTATCTATTTGCTGGCGTTTTTTTTCCTGTCTCATCTATGCCAGGATGGATGCAGACGTTAGCTTGGCTTAATCCGCTGTATCATAGCGTGGAAGTATGTCGTGGATTAGTAGTTGGTACTATTAGTATGGTGTTATGGCAGCATGTTATAAGCTTATTGATATTTACAATTATTTTAGCACCAGTACCCGTGTACTTTCTAAGAAAACGGCTGATTAGCTAA